The sequence TTAACGCATCTGCAGAGCTTGTCCGACAACTAAAAGCAAAAACCGTCGCCGCAGCTTTTGTTGCGGAACTCGCCTTCCTGAAAGGAAGAGAAAATATTAAAGATAAAAACATAGAAATTTTTTCAATTATAAAGTATTAAATCTTTCCGTTAATTATCCATTTTCAATTCTCAATTTTAAATTGCCGTTTAAAGTCCCTGTAGCTCAACTGGATAGAGCAGATCCGTCCTAAGGATAAGGTTGGAGGTTCAACTCCTCTCAGGGACGCTCTTTAGTAAATAATATGTAAAAGGTAAAAACCTGATTGAAATATTTCAATCAGGTTTTTTTATTTGTTGTTACTTATCTTCCTAATTTCTTATCTTCTTATCATCTATCATTGCTGATTTTATAAACTTATCGGCTTTGTCTGCGTTCTTTTTTGAGTTGGGGTATATCGTAAGGATTTGCCAGAAGAAATTTTTATTTTTAATCATTAAATCTTTCACGCCGTAAACGGTTCCGTTTTTGTTGAAAGTTCCTTCAATGTAAACGCCGCTTTTTGTGTCGGTTTTTGTAAATTGAAAATTGTAGTCTTGAAACGTTTTTTTAATTGAGTTTATTGCTCTGTTAAAATTTATTTCTTCTTTATTTTTTGAGAAAGTTACAACATATTCAATGCCGCCCGAAGACGTATGGTAAAAAATTACTTCCTCTATATTATTTTTTGCGTTTTCTTTTGCTGCGTTTTCGTTGAGGACGCTTCTATTCATTAACGGAGCTTTTACCGTTATAAAAGCTTTATCAAGATGCTGCACGGACGGGCTTTGCGAATATTTATATACCGCAAAAATTATTACCAAAAAAATAAAAATAATTAAAAAAATTCTCTGTTTTTTCATCTAAATATCCTCATAGAAACGTTTATTTTGCTATAATATACAAAATTATGATAAAAATTACAGATTTAAACAAATCATTCGGCGGACGCATACTTTTTGATAATCTTAGTTTGAACATCAACGCCAAAGAAAGGGTAGGGCTTGTGGGAAGAAACGGACACGGCAAAACCACTCTTTTTAAAATTATTTTAGGCGAAATGGACTACGATTCGGGAAGCATAAACATTCCTAAAAATTACAAAATAGGATATTTGCAGCAGCATATAAAGTTTACAAAACCTACCGCTGTGGAAGAAGCCTGCCTTGCGCTGCCCGTTGGGGAAAAAGACGAAACATGGAAAGCCGAAAAAATACTTTCCGGTCTTGGTTTTTCTTCAAGCGATATGCACAAAAATCCTTTGGAATTTTCCGGCGGATATAAAATAAGAATTAATCTTGCAAAAGTTTTGCTTTCAAACGCAAATATGCTTATGCTTGACGAGCCTAATAACTATCTTGATATTGTTGCTATACGCTGGCTGTCGCAGTTTTTGCGTTCGTGGAAGGGCGAGCTTATTCTTATAACTCACGACAGAAATTTTATGGACAGCTGCATAACGCATTGCGCGTGCATACACAGAACAAAAGCCAGAAAAGTGGAAGGCAGCACGCAAAAACTTTACGAACAGATAGACAAAGAAGAAGAAATATATGAAAAAACGCGTCTTAACGCCGAGAAAAAACGCAAGCAGACGGAAATTTTTATAAGCCGTTTCCGCGCAAAAGCAAGGCTTGCGGGAATGGTTCAGTCGCGCATTAAGTCGCTTGAGAAACAAGACAGCATGGAAGGTTTAACGGAGCTTGAAGATTTGGATTTCTCTTTCTCATCGCTTCCTTTTAACGCCGCAAAAATGATGGGCGTGCATAATTTAAAATTCGGTTACACAAAAGATAATCCTTTGATACAAAATTTAAGTTTTGACGTTTTAAAAAAAGAAAGAATTTGCGTAATCGGCAAAAACGGTAAAGGTAAATCCACGCTTTTAAAACTTATTGCCGACAGGCTGGAACCTTCTGACGGAAGCATAAAAAAACATCCGGATTTAAAAACCGCGTATTTTGTGCAGTCCGACGCGGCAGATTTAAACCCGTTAAAAACGGTTTTTGAAGAAATATTAAGCACCGACGGCAAATGCCTTCCGCAGAAAGCAAGAAATATTGCCGGTTCCATGATGTTTAGCGGCAACGACGCTTTAAAAAAAATTGACATATTAAGCGGAGGAGAAAAAAGCAGAGTTTTACTTGGGAAAATTTTGGTAAACCCATGCCATATGCTGCTTTTGGACGAGCCCACAAACCATCTTGATATGGAATCCTGCGAAGGTTTAATAGACGCAATAAATGAGTTTAACGGTTCGGTAATACTTGTTACGCACAATGAGGAATTGCTTTATAATATCGCCGAAAAACTTATAATTTTTGACAGAGATAAAGTTTCTGTTTTTGAGGGAACATACAAAGATTTCCTTGAAACAAGAGGCTGGGAAGACGAAAGCGGAGACATAAAAAATAAAAACGCAAAAAGAGAAAAAGTTTTTTCAAAAGAAGAATTAAAAAAACAAAGAGCGCATCTTATTCAGGAAAAGTCAAGAATTTTAAAGCCGCTTGAAGAAAGCATTGTAAAGCTGGAAAAAGAAATAACGGCAAAAGAGAAAGAATTAAACGAAAACACCCAAAAACTTATACAAGCTTCTATGGATCAAGACGTAACTTTTTTGGTTGACGGCGCAAAAATAGATAAACAGCTTAAAAGCGAGCTTGAAACTTTGTATTTAAAGCTTGGAGACATGTCTGTTGAGTTTGAAAATAAAAACGAACATTTCAGATTAAAAATGATGGAAATAGACTAACCTTTAATATTGTCAAAAATCTTTGATTTTTGTATAATTTTCAAGATGAAAAAACAAAATTTAAGCGTCTATGTTTCAGGCATAATAGAAGATATTAAAAAAGGCGGCGATAAAGCCGTTTTTAAATATCTTAAAAAGTTTGACGGCATAGATTTGTCAAAGCAGGGTTTAAGAGTTTCCAAAAGCGAAATAGACGCGGGCGTGAAACGCGTTTCTGCTGCTTTAAAAAGAGCCATAAAATCTTCGTATTTAAACGTTTTATCTTTCCATAAAACCGAATTTTCCAACATTAAAAAAAGCTGGGGCATTACAAGAAACGGCGTTAAAACCGGACAGTTTTACACTTGCATTGAATCCGCGGGGCTTTATGTGCCCGGCGGGCTTTACCCTTATCCGTCAACGGTAATAATGACTGCAGTTGCGGCAAAAGCCGCCGGAGTTAAACGCATAGTTATGGTAACTCCGCCGAATAGATTAAGCGACGAGCTTCTTTATGCCGCCAAACTCTGCGGCGTTAGCGAAATTTACCGCGTCGGCGGAATTATGGCCGTGGCCGCTTTGGCTTACGGCACAAAAAATATAGAAAAAGTAGATATTATAGTTGGTCCCGGAAACGCTTACGTAAACGAAGCCAAAAGACAGGTTTTCGGAGCGGTCGGAATAGACTCTTTGGCAGGCCCGAGCGAAGTAGCAATTATCGCCGATAAAAATGCTCCGGCAGAGTTTATATTTGCAGATTTAATGGCTCAAGTGGAACACGGCAATAACGCAAACGCTTATTTATTTTGCGACTCAAAAGAAAAAATAGAGCAGGTAAAAAAACTTCTTCCGAAAGACGCTTTAAATCTTGTGCGGCTGGGGTTTTGTTCTTTAGACGAAGCCGTCAAAAAAGTAAATGAAATAGCTCCGGAACATTTGGAATTGCTTGTTAAAAATTATAAACCGTTATTTAAAAAAGTTAAAAACGCGGGAGCTGTTTTTGCAGGATATCAAACGCCTACGGCAGCCGGCGACTATTGGGCGGGTCCGTCGCATGTTTTGCCTACAAATGCGTCGGCAAAATATTCAAGCGGGCTTTCCGTTATGACATTTTTAAAAAGAACGTCTTACACCGTTATGAATAAAAATAATAAAAAAGGGTTCAAAGAAATAGCGAGTTTTGCCGCCGCGGAAGGCATGAAATATCATAAAAAATCCGCAGAGGTTAGAATATGAAACAAAGAAAAGCAAATGTAAAAAGAGTTACCAAAGAAACAAACGTTTTGGTAGAGCTTAATTTGGATAAATCTTCAAAACCTGAAATTTCTACGAGTATAGGTTTTTTAGATCACATGCTTGAACTTTTCGGCGCGCACAGCGGATTTACTTTAAAAGTTAAAGCTTCCGGCGATACGCATATTGACGATCATCACCTTGTTGAAGATACCGGCATAACTCTCGGGCTTGCTTTGAAAGAAGCTTTGGGCGACAAAAAAGCCATAGCAAGATACGGGCATTTTTTGCTTCCCATGGACGAAGCGTTAAGTTACGTGGCGTTAGATTTGTCCGGAAGATTTTTTTTCAGTTATGAAGCCCAAATAGAGTTTCAAAAAACCGGTTTCAACTACGATTTAATTCACGAGTTTTTTTACGCGTTAGCTTCAAGCGCAGGCATTACGCTGCACATAAAAATGATTAAAGGCAGAAACAATCATCACATAGCGGAAGCAATGTTTAAAGCTTTTGCAAAAGCTTTAGCGCAAGCTGCGGCGCGGACAAAAGGGAAAAAAATTCCGTCAACGAAAGGGATTCTTTAAACGGCAATTGATAATTGAAAATTGAGAATTAAAGACAATATGAAAAAAATAGCAATTATAGACTATGGTTTCGGCAACATTAAAAGCGTTCAAAATGCGCTGAATTTTTGCGGGGCGGAGCCTGTGGTAATAAACTCTCCCGATAAAATTTCAGATTTTAACGGCGCCATTTTGCCGGGCGTAGGCGCTTTTGCTCCTGCTGCTGAGTTTTTAGTTAAAGACGGGTTTGACTGCGCAATACGCCAATATGTTGCTTCCGGAAAAATGCTTTACGGCATTTGCCTGGGCTTTCAGCTTTTTTTTACAAAAGGTTATGAAGGCGGCCAGCATAAAGGTTTAGGACTGTTAAACGGCGAAGTTAAAAAATTTGAATTTAAAAATAATAATTTAAAAATTCCTCACATGGGTTGGAACGGCGTGAAAATAAACAATACGCCTGAAGCAAAAAAAATGTTTGCCGAAATTTCCGACGGGGAAAACTTTTATTTTGTTCACTCGTATTACGCAAAGCCCGAAAATAATATTCAGGTTTCAAGTTTTTGCAATTACGGAATAGATTTTTGTTCTTCCGCGGCTTTTGAAAACGTTTGGGGCAGTCAGTTTCACCCTGAAAAAAGCGGAGGCAAAGGTTTGCAGATTTTAAAGAATTTTCTCGGCGAGGTTAAATAAGTGATAGTTATACCTGCAATTGATATAAAAAACGGCAAATCCGTTCGTCTGAAACAGGGAAAGTTTGACGCGGCTACCGTTCACTCGGATAATCCGGTTGAAACTGCAAAACTGTGGCAGCAAAAAGGCGCAAAAAGAATTCACGTTGTGGATTTAGACGGCGCTTTAAAAGGCGAAAGAGTAAATAAAAATTTGATAAGCGAAATTTGCAGAACCGTAAATATTCCCGTTGAAATTGGCGGCGGTATAAGAAATTTAGATTCAATTAAAGAACTTTTTGATTTGGGCGCGTCTTTTGCAATACTTGGAACTGTCGCTGTTGAAAAACCCGAAATTGTAAAAGAAGCCGTAGAAAAATTCGGCGCAGATAAAATAATAGTTGCCATAGACGCAAAAAACGGTTACGTTGCCACAAAAGGCTGGGTTGACGTAACGTCCGTTAAGGTTGAAGATTTGGCGTTAAAACTTAAAAGTTTCGGATTGAAAGAAGTATTATACACGGATATTTCAAGAGACGGAATGCTTACAGGACCTGATTTTGACGGTTTAAAAACTCTTGCAAAAACAGGGCTTAAAATAATAGCCTCCGGCGGAGTAAAATCCAACGAAGACATAATAAAATTAAAAGAGCTTGAATCCGGAGGAGTTTACGCGGCAATAGTAGGCGCCGCGCTTTATACCGACAATTTTGATTTGAGCAAAGCAATTAGAACGGCAAGCGAAACAGGTAAAAGGTAACAAATTAAATGTTAGGTATACGAGTTATTCCTTGTTTGGACGTAAATAACGGTCGCGTTGTTAAGGGCACAAATTTTGTGAATTTGCGCGACGCGGGAGACCCTGTTGAAGTTGCCAAAAGATATAATCTTGAAGGCGCCGACGAAGTTGTTTTTTTGGATATAACGGCAACGTACGAAGGCAGAGACACTACCGTAGATTTAGTTAGAAGAACCGCTCAGCAGGTTTTTATTCCTCTTACCGTAGGCGGCGGCGTGAGAACGCTTGAAGACATAAGAGTTCTTTTAAATGCCGGCGCAGACAAAGTCTCTTTAAATTCTTCGGCGGTAAAAGATCCTGAAATTATAAAACGCGCAAGCGAAAGGTTTGGACGGCAGTGCATAGTGGTTGCAATAGACGCAAAAAAAGTGACGCCATCATCGTTATTGCAAGCAAACGGAGTCGGCGCGACAATTCAGTCTTCAAATAAGTGGAATGTATTTGTTCACGGCGGACGCATAGACACAGGTCTTGATGCTGTAGAATGGGCAAAAAAAGCGCAAGATTTGGGCGCCGGGGAAATACTTCTTACAAGCATGGATAAAGACGGCACAAAAGACGGATATGACAACGCTCTTTTAAAAACGGTTACTGACATTGTGCAAATTCCCGTTATAGCTTCGGGCGGAGCGGGTAAGTTGGAGCATTTTGCGTCTGCGGTAGAATCCGGCGCGTCGGCAGTTTTGGCGGCATCGCTTTTTCATTACAGAGAACTTGCTATAAAGCAAGTAAAAGATTATTTGAAGTCTAAAAATATACCGGTGAGGTAATAATGGACACAATTATTAAAAGCTTAAAGTTTGACGAAAAAGGACTTATTCCTGCGGTAGTTCAAGACTGGAAAGACAATGCGGTTTTGATGGTGGCTTACATGAACAAAGAAGCCGTCAAAAGAACGCTTAAAACAAAGAAAGCAACTTTCTGGAGCCGCTCAAGACAGTCTTTTTGGGTAAAAGGCGAAAGCTCCGGAAACATTCAGAAAGTTAAAGAGTTTTACTACGATTGTGACGGAGATTGCATTCTTATAAAAGTCCAGCAAATAGGCGGCGCAGCATGCCACACAGGCCACAGAAGCTGCTTTTTTACAAAAGTTACGTCAGCCGGAAACACCAAAACCGTAGGAAAAAAATTGTTTGACCCGGAAAAGGTTTATAAGAAAACAAAATAACACGAAATGTCATAAAGGGAAATATAATGGCGAAAGTGAAAATATGCGGGTTGGCAAATTATAACGATTCTTTAGACGCTACAAATCTTGGCGCGGATTTTTTGGGGTTTCATTTTATTAAAGAATCTCCTAAAAAAGTTTCCGAAAAAATGGTTATTGATATAGTTTCAAAACTTCCGCCTTTTGTAATACCCGTCGGGGTTTTTGCAGACGCGGATCAAAAGCTTATAGAAAAAACCATTAAAAAATGCGGATTGAAAAATGTTCAGTTTAACGGTATTGAAGCTCCCGAGTTTTGCGCGGCGGCAAAAGCGGCGCTTGGCGTAAAGGTTTTTAAATTCTTTAAACTTGAAAATGAAAGCGACGCAGAAAAATTGTCTTTATACGCGGGAAACGTTGATTATTTTGTGTTGGACGTGTCATATCTTGACGGAGAAACGGTTAAACATAATTTTGAGCTTGCAGCGAAAGCCGTAAATTTAAACGTTCCCGTTTTTGTTTCCGGTAGAATTACGCCTGAAGAAGTTAAAGAGGCTTTGGAAAAAGTTGCGCCATACGGCGTTGATGCGGACGGCGGCATAGAAAGACTCCCGAAAAGAAAAGATTACGATAAAATGAATAATCTTATACGTTATGCGCACGGACTTAAATAACAGCAATGAAACGATAAAATTTAAAGTGAAAAGTGAACGCGAAGTGTCATCCCGTAATGTCTTAATACGGGATCCATGGTTACTAAATATAAGATGTGTTTCTGATAGTTTTTAAAGTGCAAAGTTGAAATAATGATAAAAACAATTTGAGGACTTGTAAAATGGAATTTAAAATAGCAAAAGAGACGCTTGAGCTTGAAGCTAAAGCGGTTAAAGATCAGATAAAACATCTTGACGCAAACTTCGGCAAAGCTGTCAGGCTTATAAAAGACTGCAAAGGCCGCGTAATAGTTATGGGGCTTGGCAAATCCGGGCTTATAGGCAGAAAAATTTCTGCGACAATGTCTTCAATCGGCATTCCGTCAATATTTGTTCATCCGTCGGAAAGTTTGCACGGAGACTTAGGTTCTCTTATGGCGGGCGACGTTGTTATAATGCTTTCTTATTCCGGAGAGACGGAAGAAATTAAAAAAGTTTTGCCCGTTCTTAAAAATATGAAAATAAAAGTTATTGTTATGACCGGTAAAACAAAAGCTAACGTGTGGCAAAATTCTGATTGCATAATAGATTGCAGCGTTGAAAAAGAAGCGTGTCCGTATAACATGGCGCCGACATCTTCAACAACCGCCGTGCTTGCCATGGGCGACGCGCTGGCGCTTACGGTTTCCAATTTAAAAGGTTTTAAGAGGGAACATCTTGCATTGCTTCACCCGTTAGGGTCTATAGGCAAAAGATTGACCATGCATGTTTCAGATATTATGAGAAAAGGGAAACAAAACCCCGTTGTGTTTTCGGACGCTACCGTTGAAGACGCGCTTCTTGTAATGACCGGCACAAGGGTAGGCGCAACAAGCGTTGTGGATAAAAAAGGAAAAATTACAGGCTTCTTTACCGACGGAGATTTAAGAAGACGCCTTCAAAAAGACGAGAAGATTTTAAAAAAGAAAATAACGGAAGTTATGACAAAAAACCCCAGAACCGTAACGCCCGATATGATGGCTGTTGACGCCGCGCGCGTTCTTAAAGATTATAATATAGACAATATTCCGGTAGTAGATAAAAATAATAAGCCTCTCGGAATTTTAGATCAGGGAGATTTGTTATCGCAGGGTATAGCCGAATAGATAATTTGGAGGGTTCAAAATATGGAAACGCAAAAAAACCAAGCTCAGTCTGCGGATAAAATTCCGGCGGGTATGTGGACAAAATGTAAAAAATGCGAGCAAATTCTTCTTCAAAAAGATTATGAAGAAAATCTGTTGGTTTGTCCGAAATGCGGATACTACGGAAGAGTTAATCCTCGTAAAAGAATAGAATTTACCGTGGATAACGGAAGTTTTAAAGAGACCGATAAAAATTTAAAAGCCGTAGATTTTTTAAATTTTCCGGGATACGGCGAGAAAATAAAAAAGTCGCACATAAACGACGCTGTTGTTACCGGCGAAGCTAAAATAGGCGGATATCCGGTAATGCTTGCCGTTATGGATTTTGAATTCATGGGCGGCAGCATGGGCTCGGTAGTGGGCGAAAAAATAGTGCGCGCCATAGAAACGGCTATAGAAAAAAAATATCCCGTTATTATACTTTCGGCGTCGGGCGGAGCAAGAATGCAAGAGGGAATAATATCTCTTATGCAAATGGGTAAAACCAGCGCAGCGCTTGCAAGACTTGCCGAAAAAGGGCTTGCTTATATTTCGGTTTTAACAGACCCTACAACGGGCGGAGTTGCCGCAAGCTACGCAATGCTTGGAGATTTAAATATAGCGGAATCAAAAGCGCTTATAGGTTTTGCCGGTCCAAGAGTTATTGAACAAACTATAAGACAGCAGCTTCCCGAAGGCTTTCAACTTTCAGAGTTTCTTGAAAAACACGGAATGGTTGACATTGTGGCGGAAAGAAAAGATTTAAGAAACGTCTTGATAAAAGCTTTACGATTTTTTGACAAGAAGAAATAATGTTTTTTGACTCTTTAAAAGAATACGAAGGCATGACGCCCGGACTTTCAAGAATAAAAAAATTTCTTAAAGCTTTGGGCGACCCGCATAAAAAGTTAAAATGCGTTCACATCGCCGGAACAAATGCAAAAGGTTCTACGGCGGCGTTTACGGCTTCTATTTTGAAAAACAGCGGCTATAAAACGGCTTTATACACTTCGCCGCATTTAAGGCGCATAACTGAACGCATAAAAATAAACGGCAAAGATATTTCTAAAAAAACTTTTGCCGCAATTGCTGAAAAATATTTGGCTCTTGCCGAAAAATGCAAACTGTCATATTTTGAATATCTTACGGCGATAGCTTTCATATATTTTGCCGCGCAAAAAGTTGATATTGCGGTTATTGAAACGGGGCTTGGCGGGCGGTTTGACGCTACAAATGTTATAACGGATCCGCTTGTTGCAATAATTACTTCGGTAAACATAGACCATGCGGAAATTTTGGGTTCTACAATAAAGAAAATAGCTTTTGAGAAAGCCGGAATAATTAAAAATTCCAAAGTCGTTTGCGGAAAACTTTCCGCGCAGGCTTTAAAAGTAATAAAATGCAAAACAAACCCGTTGGTTTTCGGAAAAGATTTTACCGTAACATATAAAAAACAGTCTCTTCGGTTTGATTACAACGGCTTGAAAGATAATTTGAAAAATTTAAAAATATCTTTATACGGCAAACATCAAATTCAAAACGCTGCAGTTGCCGCTTGCGCAATTGAAGTTTTAAAAAGTAAAGGTTTTGTAATTAAAGATTCAAATATCAAAAAAGGTCTTGCAAAAGCTCAGTGGCCTGCAAGGTTTGATGTCCGAAAAATTAATGGGGCGCAAATTATAATAGACGGCGCGCATAACCCTGAAGCAACAGACGCTTTCATTTCGGCGCTAAAAGATTTTGACGACGGAAACATTAAAAGAACTTTCATATTTGCCGCAATGAAAGAAAAAGATTATACAACGGTTATAAAAAAAATAGTTCCTTACGCCGGAAAAGTTATACTGCCTGCTTTGCGTAACAAAAGAGCGGTTGATACGGAAAAATTAAAGCTCGTGTTTGCAAAATATATTCCGGCGCGCAATATTTTTACCGTAAAAAACGTTAAAGAAAGTTTAAACCTTATCAAAAAAAGAGAAAAAGCAGCGGCGGCAGGCTCTCTGTATTTGGCCGGAGAGTTAATACAACATATAAGAGGATTGTAATGTCAGCGAAATATTATCTTGGCATAGATATGGGCGGAACAAACATTAAAATAGCGATAGTAAACAACAAAGGTTCCATTGTTGAAGAGTCCGTTATTGCAACCGATATAAATGCCAAACCTGAAACAATAGTTAAATCTATAGTTGAAAAAGCTTCCGTTTTAAAAAATTACCGCAATACAAAAACGGCTGGCGTAGGAATTGCCGGCGATGTAGATTGTTTGAAAGGTATTGTCCGCTTTTCTCCTAATTTGCCGAAATGGAAAAAAATTAATTTGAAAGAGATGCTTGAAAAACTAACAAAGAAAAAAGTTTTTGTTGATAACGACGCAAATACGGCGGCAATAGGCGCGTTTTGTCTTGACGTTATGGAAAAATCTTCTAATCTTGTGTGCGTAACTTTGGGCACGGGCGTTGGCGGCGGAATTATTATAAATAAAAAACTTTACATAGGAGCAAGCTGCACCGCCGGAGAAATAGGGCACATTACAATAGACCCTAAAGGCTTGCGCTGCAAATGCGGCAATACCGGCTGTATAGAAACTTTTGTAGGCGCAAAATATCTTTCCGCCTATGCGGCAAAATATTTTAAAGAAAATAAATCGGCCTTAATGGATAAGCTTATTGCAAAAGACTACTCCAAAATTACTCCTAAAATTTTACATGCGGCGGCAGTTAAAGGCGACAAAGTTGCAAAAGCTGTGTGGAACTACGCCGGCGAAAAACTCGGTATTTTAATTTCCGACATTTTAAATTTTATAAACCCCGACACAATAGTTTTATGCGGGGGAATAAGCCATGCCGGAAAATATCTTTTAGACCCTCTGAAAAAAGAGATAGAAAAAAGAGCGTTTAAATCTTCCCGCAAGGCGTGTAAAATTATAGTATCCGGCTACACAAATAAGCTTGGAGTTGTGGGCGCGGCTATGCTTGCCAAACATTCTACAGCTGCAAAACAATAACTTTTCAATGAAAAATCTTTTTAAAACAATTATTATTTTATTTCTTATGTCAGCCGCTTGCCGCGGCGTTTTTTCTTATGAAATAGATATAAAAGCCGACGAGCTTGAATATATTCAGGGAGATAACGTTATAAGAGCTAACGGCAACGTTGTTATGGGCTGGCAGGGAAGGGAAGTTAAAGCCGATTACGTAATGTTTAAAGTTGAAGAAAAAACTATGCACGCAAGCGGAAACGTGCGAATTGAAGAGTCGGGAAACTCTTTTGCCGCTTCAAGCATAGATTACGATTTTGCGCAGGAAACCGGCGACATAAAAGACAGCGTAGTAAACGCTTCAATAATATTTATGCACGCAAAAGAGATGACGCGCTATAAAGACGACGCAAAAGACGCTTACGCTATAAGACACGTAACTCTTTCAAACTGCGATTTAGACGACCCTCACACGTGTTTTAGAGCCAGAACCGGTAAAATTGTTTTAGGCGAAAGAGTTACTATTTACAACCCTGTGCTGTATATAGGTAAAGTTCCTATTTTTTATCTGCCGTTTATAACAAAATCTCTCAAGGGCGGCGGCGGGTTTGAAATGGGAAATTTTAAATATACTTTTGAGCCCGGATACACAAATGAAGGCGGCTTTTCAATAAAAAATACTCTTGCATATAAATTCAGCAATGCAATT is a genomic window of Endomicrobium proavitum containing:
- a CDS encoding bifunctional folylpolyglutamate synthase/dihydrofolate synthase, with the translated sequence MFFDSLKEYEGMTPGLSRIKKFLKALGDPHKKLKCVHIAGTNAKGSTAAFTASILKNSGYKTALYTSPHLRRITERIKINGKDISKKTFAAIAEKYLALAEKCKLSYFEYLTAIAFIYFAAQKVDIAVIETGLGGRFDATNVITDPLVAIITSVNIDHAEILGSTIKKIAFEKAGIIKNSKVVCGKLSAQALKVIKCKTNPLVFGKDFTVTYKKQSLRFDYNGLKDNLKNLKISLYGKHQIQNAAVAACAIEVLKSKGFVIKDSNIKKGLAKAQWPARFDVRKINGAQIIIDGAHNPEATDAFISALKDFDDGNIKRTFIFAAMKEKDYTTVIKKIVPYAGKVILPALRNKRAVDTEKLKLVFAKYIPARNIFTVKNVKESLNLIKKREKAAAAGSLYLAGELIQHIRGL
- a CDS encoding ROK family protein; amino-acid sequence: MSAKYYLGIDMGGTNIKIAIVNNKGSIVEESVIATDINAKPETIVKSIVEKASVLKNYRNTKTAGVGIAGDVDCLKGIVRFSPNLPKWKKINLKEMLEKLTKKKVFVDNDANTAAIGAFCLDVMEKSSNLVCVTLGTGVGGGIIINKKLYIGASCTAGEIGHITIDPKGLRCKCGNTGCIETFVGAKYLSAYAAKYFKENKSALMDKLIAKDYSKITPKILHAAAVKGDKVAKAVWNYAGEKLGILISDILNFINPDTIVLCGGISHAGKYLLDPLKKEIEKRAFKSSRKACKIIVSGYTNKLGVVGAAMLAKHSTAAKQ